In the Microcebus murinus isolate Inina chromosome 14, M.murinus_Inina_mat1.0, whole genome shotgun sequence genome, one interval contains:
- the SIRT1 gene encoding NAD-dependent protein deacetylase sirtuin-1 isoform X2, whose translation MCLCSGRKTILEIYPGQFQPSLCHKFIALSDKEGKLLRNYTQNIDTLEQVAGIQRIIQCHGSFATASCLICKYKVDCEAVRGDIFNQIVPRCPRCPADEPLAIMKPEIVFFGENLPEQFHRAMKYDKDEVDLLIVIGSSLKVRPVALIPSSIPHEVPQILINREPLPHLHFDVELLGDCDVIINELCHRLGGEYAKLCCNPVKLSEITEKPPRTQKELAHLSELPPTPLHISEDSSSPERTSPPDTSVIVPSLDQATKSNVDDLDVSQTKGCMEEKSQEIQTSRNVESFAEQLENSDLKNVSSDTGKKNERTSVAETVRKCWPSRLAKEQISKRLDGNQYLFLPPNRYIFHGAEVYSDSEDDVLSSSSCGSNSDSGTCQSPSLEEPIEDESEIEEFYNGLEDEPGVPERAGGTGLGADGGDPEAVNEVISVKQEVIDMNYPSNKS comes from the exons ATGTGCCTGTGCAGTGGAAGGAAAACAATTTTG GAAATATATCCTGGACAATTCCAACCATCTCTCTGTCACAAATTCATAGCCTTGTCAGATAAGGAAGGAAAACTACTTCGCAACTATACTCAGAACATAGATACGCTGGAACAGGTTGCAGGAATCCAAAGGATAATTCAGTGTCATG gttcCTTTGCAACAGCATCTTGCCTGATTTGTAAATACAAAGTTGACTGTGAAGCTGTACGAGGAGATATTTTTAATCAG ATAGTTCCTAGATGTCCTAGGTGCCCAGCTGATGAACCACTTGCTATCATGAAACCAGAGATTGTCTTTTTTGGTGAAAATTTACCAGAACAGTTTCATAGAGCCATGAAATATGACAAAGATGAAGTTGATCTCCTTATTGTTATTGGGTCATCCCTGAAAGTAAGACCAGTAGCACTAATTCCAA GTTCCATACCCCATGAAGTGCCTCAGATATTAATTAATAGAGAACCTTTGCCTCATCTGCATTTTGATGTAGAGCTTCTTGGAGACTGTGATGTCATAATTAATGAATTGTGTCATAGGTTAGGTGGTGAATATGCCAAACTTTGCTGTAACCCTGTAAAGCTTTCAGAAATTACTGAAAAACCTCCACGAACACAAAAAGAGTTGGCTCATTTGTCAGAGTTGCCACCCACACCTCTTCATATTTCAGAAGACTCAAGTTCACCAGAAAGAACTTCACCACCGGATACTTCAGTGATTGTTCCAAGTTTAGACCAAGCAACTAAGAGTAATGTTGATGATTTAGATGTGTCCCAAACAAAAGGTTGTATGGAAGAAAAATCACAGGAAATACAGACTTCTAGGAATGTCGAAAGTTTTGCTGAACAGCTGGAAAATTCGGACTTGAAGAATGTTAGTTCAGATactgggaagaaaaatgaaagaacttcAGTTGCTGAAACAGTGAGAAAATGCTGGCCCAGTAGACTTGCAAAGGAACAGATCAGTAAGCGGCTTGATG GTAATCAGTACCTGTTTTTGCCACCAAATCGTTATATTTTCCATGGCGCTGAGGTATATTCAGACTCTGAAGATGATGTCTTATCCTCTAGTTCCTGTGGCAGTAATAGTGATAGTGGAACATGCCAGAGTCCAAGTTTAGAAGAACCCATTGAGGATGAAAGTGAAATTGAAGAATTCTACAATGGCTTAGAAGATGAGCCTGGTGTTCCAGAGAGAGCTGGAGGAACTGGATTAGGGGCTGATGGAGGTGATCCAGAGGCAGTTAATGAAGTTATATCTGTGAAACAGGAAGTAATAGACATGAACTATCCATCAAACAAATCATAG